Below is a genomic region from Candidatus Schekmanbacteria bacterium RIFCSPLOWO2_02_FULL_38_14.
TATGACCCGGGAGTCAATGTGATATGGGTGGGCTGCGTACTTCTTGTTATAGGGCTTTATGTTTCCTTTTTTATCTCCCACAAAAGGGTATGGGTTAAACTTGACAAGTCAGAGTTAACTGTTACAGGTTTAACAAATAAGAACAAGCCCTCCTTTGAGCTTGAGATGGAAGGATTGATTTCTAATTTAAAAGGAGCGTTAAAATGATTAGTTCAAAGCTGTTCGGCATTGCGATGATTGCTTATTTTGCCTCAACCCTTCTGTATATTTTCTATCTTTCTTTAAGGAAAAATGGACTGGCTTCTTCTGCATCAATTATCACATGGATAGGCTTTTTATTCCAGACTGCGGGCTTGATACTGCGATGGAAAGATTCGTATGCTATGGGAGCTGAGTATGGCAGGGTGCCATTAACCAATCTTTTTGAATCAATGGTTTTTTTCTCATGGGTTATAGTGATTGTATACCTTGGGGTTGAGTTAAAGTTTAAATATAAATCCTTTGGCGCTTTTGTAATACCATTTTCACTGATAGCGCTTGCATATACAGCATTCCTTTCTGATGAGATTGAGCCTCTTGTTCCCGCTCTTCAGAGCTACTGGCTGCATTTTCATGTTGCTACCTGCTTTCTTGGTTATGCAGCTTTTGCAGTTGCCTGCGGAATTTCAATAATATATCTTATGAAAGAAAAAGCTGAAAAAAGAGGAAATAATCAGGGAGGATATCTTTCCTCTTTCCCTGCTGTAAAGATTCTTGATGAAGTAAACTACAAGGTGATAGCAATAGGATTTCCATTCCTGACCATAGGTGTTATAACAGGAGCTTACTGGGCTAATTATGCGTGGGGAACTTACTGGAGCTGGGACCCAAAAGAAACATGGTCGTTGATTACATGGCTTGTCTATGCGGCATTTCTTCACGCAAGATATACATACGGCTGGATGGGAAGGAGAACTGCAATTCTGTCAATTGCAGGTTTTCTGATGGTTATATTCTGCTATCTGGGAGTGAATCTGCTTCTTTCCGGCTTGCACAGCTACGCAACATAAACTATATATAGTCTGATTTCAGGAAATTCTGCAGGGTTTCCTTTCATTACTATTACAATCATTTTGTCTGCGCCGGATGGCCTGCCACGCTCAGATAGATAACACTCTCTTCAATCCCATCAATTCCTATCAAATCATTTATCTCATCATCATACAGAGCGCCAATCTGACATGAGCCCAATTTTAAATCTACTGCAGCCATGGCAAGGTTTTCTGCAATATGTCCTGCATCTAAATATATATAGCGATATGCTCGCTGGTCATATTTCCATTTTGACCTTTGAAAAACAGCAGTCCATACAAAGACAACCGGTGCATCCATTGCAATGCGCTGGCCAAGTGCGGATATTGCTATGTCTTTGCCGAATTGACCTTCTTTCAACACTTCTAATTGATGTTTTTGAATTGCATAGTGATAGATTCCAGGATTCAGAGATTTGACATTATTGACAACAAGGTAGGTTTCTATAGGGTATAATGCTCCTGCGCTCGGAGCTGTGCGGAATTCATATCCCTGTTCTACCCGCTGAATACCTGTTGAGCACCAAAGAAGATAACTTAAATCCTTTAAGCTTAAAGGTGTTTTAGAATAAAGTCTGACTGAATGTCTTTTCCTGATAATTGCAAATAAGTCTTGGGATTTAAAATCCTTATCTGTTTCCGGAAGTGAAATGGTTTTAACATCCTTGTACACCTTATAGGTTTCAGGCTTAGTGTCCCAATCAAGATGCCTTCCTTTCAGTTTATCCTGATGGTACTTTGATTTTTGCTGGAAATCGTCGCCATAGTTATCTTTCACTCTAATTCTCTTTTCTAAATGCCTGTTAATTTAATCAAGAGAATTCCACGCTGATGATTATCTTGGGTATTGCCTTTTCTTCCTCCAGAATTGTCCGGTGTGTGTGTTTTTCTG
It encodes:
- a CDS encoding c-type cytochrome biogenesis protein CcsB, with amino-acid sequence MISSKLFGIAMIAYFASTLLYIFYLSLRKNGLASSASIITWIGFLFQTAGLILRWKDSYAMGAEYGRVPLTNLFESMVFFSWVIVIVYLGVELKFKYKSFGAFVIPFSLIALAYTAFLSDEIEPLVPALQSYWLHFHVATCFLGYAAFAVACGISIIYLMKEKAEKRGNNQGGYLSSFPAVKILDEVNYKVIAIGFPFLTIGVITGAYWANYAWGTYWSWDPKETWSLITWLVYAAFLHARYTYGWMGRRTAILSIAGFLMVIFCYLGVNLLLSGLHSYAT